The region ACTAGTTCACTTCAAAAGCCATACCTGTCCCTGTACATGCCGCTGAATTCCCTTTCCTGGTGCGTTATTTTCAAGCCTGCATATGTTTGCAAGCAAAGGCAAGGTCAGGCATTTTGTCAGCGACCACTTGTCATGGGAACAACACGAGAGTTTTGGCAATGGCCTGCATGatgcagcagccagcagcacAGTGTGATCTCTGAAGCTCTGGTGCAATGGGCGGCTTGACGCCAATGCACAAGTACAGCATGAATATgcccttgctgctgctactcTTGGTTTTCAGACATATTCCCctgattttgatgtttgacCCTGCAAGACACTcaagggggaaaaagaaacTCTGCAAGACTGCAACATCTCCCTCTCAAGGACGTCCATAATAAAACTGTCCAGAAAAATTAGAGTTTGGATTACAAACTGACAGTCTCAGTAGAGAACTAGTAACTGATACTAAAAACAGTGAAAGCTGATGAGTCCTTTCACTGGACCCACTCATCATTTGGCTCTACAAATCCCATGAAAAGGCTCACTTATTAGTGCTCGGTTCACCAAATGGCCTACCATGACCAATAAAAGTTCTTAACAAAGAACACCACAGATATTCTAGGTGAGCAAGAATTTCATACTAGCAAATATATACTAGCCCTTATCTGGTAGAAATtgcaaaaaggaagaaaaaatatctcagGTTTCAAAGGAGGGCCTGagtatgaaatggagagaatACGACCATCTCCTGTTGTCACTTGTGATCAtggccacacacacacacgcacgcacacatatatagatacataGATACATACACACAGAGGCTGCCTTTTAACAGAAGGTTCCTTTTGATCCATGCCGATAGCTAAGTCCCGATTACTTCCGTGCTCTGAGATCTGGATTAGATTCCTTGATTCCCCTATCATCAGAAAAGCCAAAGGCAGTTTGCCAATTGCATCAGGATACTGTTGGGGTCCTCCTCTGAAAACGCAAAGGTTACCACCATTTATTCTCTGATTCTCTcctcattgttttttttatattttattttaacctTTCCTCTCCagctctcctcccctcttttgatattttctttcatctttcaCCAATCTAACAACAACCCCTTTTGCTTCCTCTGTCAACTTTTCCATTCATGCCATCCACTTTTAacagtttttatttatttatttatttacaatttaCAGCAAGAAAAAGATGGTCACACACTCACTCCTGGCAtatctgtctgtctgtctaTCCATCTATCTAATCTTCACTCGGAAGCAAATTTTGGTGTGTGGGGGAAAGTTGCATCGCCCTAGCTAAGGCTAGGAGCTGTGATAgttgaagagagagagagaggaagagagtggagatggtggtggtggtggtggtggggcaCTGAGAATCCAGCAAAGGAGGATAGGGCTGAGAAGTGTGAGAAAACAGCAAGAGAACAATGCGCAAAcagcacacatatatatgccatctcctctctctctctctctctctctctactttCTCCATCttttctactactactactacaagttttttaatctctttttctctctcagctcacaaaacacaaataaaatttctatcctTTTGAGAAGCGTGTATGTAGTTGAACTGTTTTGCTTTTGCCCGCCTACTGCTCAAAGATTCTCCCTCCTTTCAGGTCAAAGAAGTGAAAGCAAAAGGAGGAACAATTAAGGATGGGAGGGTAGCCAGCCAGCCGGTCGGCCGGCCAGTCAGTGACATGTGTGCGCCTTATGTTCATGGATGCCTTGTGTTTGTGTatggagatgagatgagatgagaagaaaagatggCCTAGCTTGCCCTTGGCCccccctcaccaccaccaccaccatataTTCCCTTGCACAcagaggcaggcaggcaggcaggaagacgaggaggaagaagagaatatATCTGAGTAGTGGAGTCCAAGGAAAGGAACCAACTGACCGGAGCTAGCTCAGAGAAGCTTCACTATATAAGGAGACGTCCAGCCACACGGCTAGTGGgaggaagaagcagcagcagcagcgtgcTTGTGCTTGTGTGTGCGTGCGTGGAGAGAGAGCTTGTTGTTCTTCGTCCTCGGCTCCGGTGATCGATCGCCGGCAGCGGCTTCTGATGCTGGTGAGGCCGCCGATCCTGAAGAGACACCGCGCACCGGGGTGGGCAGTGGTGGCTCGCTGGAAATGTcgtcgcagcagcagcagcagcagtacgccggcgaggccgccgccggtgccagGACGCGACTCAGGTGGACCGGGCAGCTTCACGAGCGGTTCGTCCTCGCTGtggcggagctcggcggcgcaGACAGTAAGACGCCTTCTTTGCCCTGCCTCCGTGCCGGCGGATGATCGCTCGCCTCCCctgtttcttcttctccgATCAAACTGGGTCGACTGATCGCCCTCTTGGCGCCATTGCAGGAGCGACGCCCAAGTCCGTGCTGACTGCCATGGCCGAGCCGGGGCTCACCTTGTACCACCTCAAGAGCCACCTCCAGGTGCCgtctcgcctcgccgccggcgagccccaGTCGCCGATCACCTTCTCACAGACTCTGCATCAGTTCTGGTTCCTGACAGTGTAATGCTCTCTGCTGCAGAAGTACCGGCAGGCGGTAAGCCGCGGCGGCAATGGAGGCGGCCCGAACGACCGGTCATCCTCGTCGGACCGCCAGCCGGCCGACTACGACGGCGATGGCACCGCCGATGAGCCACGTACCATTGCTtacgacgtcgccggcgatgcTAAGGCGCCCTGTGATTCTTCCAGAACCATGATGCAGATGCAGAGGGAAGTGCAGAGAAAGCTGCAGGAGCAGATTGaggtaaagaaaaacaagttCTTCAGAGCTCGTCCAGGTTGCTGTCGTCTTCGTGGTCGTCGGCGAGCTGATCAACCACGCTTTGATCAATCCATGGCAGGTCCAGAAACATCTCCAGCTGAGGATGGAGGCGCAGGGGAGGTACCTGCAGTCGGTGCTACGCAGGGCGCAGCAAGTCCTCGCCGACCACAGCCTGGCAAGCTCGCCGGAGGCCGCCAAGACGGAGCTCTCGGAGCTCTCCTCCGCCGTGGAGATCGAGTGCGtgtcctccccctccccgcccCGGCGCTaccgccgctccgccgccgcagccgacAGCTGCGTGacaacgtcgtcgtcgtcggagggcGAGAGCAAGGCCGCCGGGTCCAAGCGGCTCCACACCAGCGACTGCACCGTCGAGCAGCCGGTGCAGGGCAAGAGGGCCTTCCCCTACCTGCAGAGGCAACACCAgacagaggaagaagatgaagaacAAGATGACGATGACGAACAAGAAGAATATGCAGGAGCAGAGGATGGAAGCTCATCAGAGATCGATCTGAACAGGTAGGATGCAGagaaggaggagcagcagaaCTGCAGAAGCATCTCTgatgtgcagtgcagtgcattGCAGCAGTGGATGATTGGTGGGGTGGCCTCCAAGGCTGGGTCCAAGCACCCAGGCTTTTGAGCAATGTCTGCCTGCTGCTCCTCATTCtatgatgatatatattttatttttatttatatatatagctaatgCATGCATCTGGTTCTTGTGTTTCACGTACcctgtaaaaaaaatggaattggAATTGGAGGCAGGCCCAGCTGCAGATGCATGTGGCATGCTTGAGGTGCAAGAATATATAGGAACTGTAGGAGTGTGGATTATGCAGCCAGTGAATGATTGCCATGAAAGATGGAAATGGTTTGTAGTGTAATTTAAAGAGCAAGGTTGGTTTTTCACAACCGAGCTCAGTATGGATTAATTTAAGTTACAGTGGCTGGAGGCTAATTTCGCACAGATGGGTAAACAAGTGCAGGGAGTAATCCAGTTTGCAGAAAGCTGATCACCTAAGTGCAAACTTCATAACAGATTTGCATGAACAGAATAACATCTGAATGACACACCAAAGaatcttcattttttaaaattttccagGCAATTACAATTTCCATTTTCTAGCAAGATCGATGGTAAtgattatttcaaaaaaaaatgtagatgCTAATAAGAGATAACATTGGGGTGCAATCTAAAGATACAACCTGAAAGGCAACTTGCTAAAACTGAGCTCTTGACTTCCTGATGAAGATACAGAACATACCTTAGTGTTTGTGAAAAGAGCTTTGCTCcgatccttccttttgtactgCGAGTGACCAGTACCGTAAGGTACTAAAATCCTCACTCATGCTACCCACCTCACGATCAAGCCAGTACTAAAACCCTAACTGTTGATGATGATAGATTGAATGGTCACGATTGCATGGTACCAGCTTGGTCATGGGGTGAATAGCATGAGTGGAGATATTAGTATCTCATGGTACTAGAAAGGAAGGACCAGAGCAAAGCTCttgtgaaaaatatgtatgtctTTGTCAGTATACATGTTGCAACTCCTTCACCGAGTGCAGATGAAGTTGGTGGCTTGAGAGCAAGACAGCAAGTAGCCCCAcgtctttaaaaaaacaaggcgCAAATTCAACAATTCTTCATGCCAGAAGCTCAATTTGGGCAACTGTCAGTTCTCTTCcacattataaatatttgcCTGCCAACATGGCATGAATAAGAAAGAAACATGTTAAGAGATAGGAGCCTAGGCTGATCCCACTAGCTAGGGTAGTAAATGAAACAGTATCAGTCTTTCAGGTATGCATAGCCATAGCAAGAGAATACCAGCGAAGAAAATAACAGTCTTATTAACAAGGGTGATTAATAGGGACCACATTTCCGTTCAGTTTTTCTTTACTATCATCTAAATTTTTCATGTGATTGTAAAGTATATCATAACAATGTCTAGTTTGTCTCTTAGGCAGTACCTGACCTACCACCTGTTTATTCTTTCCAGACAGAGAGAATATCCCCTAGCAAGTAGAgctcataaaatttttgtaagatGATTAACCTGGAAAATAACAGAAAAGACTATTCATAACACTCTCTTTGTGCTACCACCTTAAAATGTCCTATAAAACCATCTGATACATTTCACACATTTACTTTCAGGTAATTTTCCAGATGACCAGTCACTGTCTTATACTCCATGCAAATGTCAAATGGTGGccttttttcaaataaaaaagataagaatTTTCAGGCCCTTTTGGAACATGAAATTTTCAGAACATTTTGGCGAATAAGAAACACCACCCTCATTGGATGTGAGGTTTGCAATAAAATGTATGTGTGAAATCCTGCACTTGCATTAATTGTTTAATGGATTCAttgcacatataattttaagaGATATATGCTGTTGATTATGTGCGTGTATGTGCACTATGATCTGTAAAACTAATTGTAGCATTTGGCTTCATTGTCAAGGCATTAAGTCTGTCGACAGGTTTATCTGTCAGACAAGCACATATGCTTGTGATATCCTATCGCTTTGACCTTAATACTACTATATATCTAATCCAACACACTATTCGAGTGGCATGAGATATCAGATATGAAATATTAATAAGCACTTGCAGGCATAACTGAAACTTCTTAGAGATGCCAATATCAGGCTTTTGTCATGAGCAAATCTTATCTCCCAATTTAGCCAATGAAGCTCACTCGTTGACCCTTCCTGCTTGGAAGAGGCCAAGGAAGACAGCTTTACAACGGTGCTACGACATGACACTCTCAAGCAACACCCAGAACAtaagaataaataatttaatggaAGGACCTACAAGGTGGACAATGAACAATATCATTCAGAATTGTCATCAATTGGCAAGAGGAAATCATGTGATATGCCCTGCCATATAGGAAATCCATTCATCGAGAATATGTTGGCTTAACGTGTGAACTATGAAGTGTGCTGCCAAGGGAAAATACCATGGAAATTACTATATTCCCAACATTCATTCACCAAAGAAAAGGATGCCACCCCCTCCCCCATGTTGTATTCACAAACATCTTTTAACTCAAAAGCGCAATACGAGTTTCCACGAAAGGGAagtgctacctccgtttcatattgtaaccatttctagccttatctagattcatccattgatgaatttatataatttgtatttatgtctagattcattaacatctaaataaatgctagaaagtcttacattatgaaacgaatgAAGCAGTGATCACAGAGCATCATCTAAAACTGTACGAGTGTGAAAGAATAGCTGCCCGGAAACAATGTTGCTCAGCAATTCCTTTACCTTGGTGTGCCGACTGCCGAGGCCGAGCACTGACTCCACTGAAAAGAGCAATCCACCACAAAGAAGGTGACTGTGTGGAGAATAATCATCCGCGGCAAGCAGGCAGGCAGGAAGAAACGGTAGATCACGTGGAACTTCCTCCAGACCCGGCACCATCCCTCTGCAGCATCAGACAGCAGACAAGTTCGAACAAGGATTAGAGGtgggtttttttcttttggcaaaCAATTTGAAGCGAATTGGACGCACGATTCCTGATTGGAACAATCATCAGCTCGGGATCTCAATCTGTGCAAACAGCCAGAACCAGCGTTACCTTGATTGTGACCGGAACCGCGGCCAAACCCGTCGTCCCGTCGCATCCAACCAGCCGCCGCCCGGCAGGCATCCGCAAACCGCCGCCCGTACAAGGGCGCGGGCATGCTTCCCTTCCGTGGATGATGACGCCCGCATCCATGGggcgctcgccggcgtcgacggaATGGCATACGGCTTGGCACGAGAGGCGAGCCGCCGAGGTTGCGGGAGGGGAaggaagccggcggcggcgaccggcgagcgtGGCGATGATCTGCCGGCCCGCGGagccgcaggcggcggcgcggtttCCGGGGTGCGAGATTAGATTGGGCCTATTGGGCCTCGTTGGGCTTATAGGCCGGTAGTGGGCTGAGAACAAGAGTGTAGTGTGGGTCTTCTCCTTAAGcttataaacttataaaccGTAGCGAACTTTCAATTTGTTTACcttgattttaaagttattttagggttttttcccCTTCACTTCCTTGGCTTTTGAAGCATTAAAACTCAAGATGAACTATAGAGGTCtgcattaaaattattttccgttgTATTAGTCACATGTCTTCTTTCTTCCAAGGCTATGTTGAAGTTTTCGCCACGTCATGGATATAGGTTGacacatcttttcgcttatacttatacttataaattaaattttgatttttaaaactaaaatttggaattaattttggaggcattttcatcatagtttattttccagcattttcttttagatcattaaaaacacatattcCCATAAAAGCTTTAtgtgcaaattattttttaatagctaataaGTTCTTTTGCTTTGctaattttaaatgaaaagatgctgctgctggtctGATAGGAAAAACAACCGTGTCTCCGTTTCTATTCCTTCGAcacaaatagattaatctgttGTGTGGTCAAGATTAGGAACTCGTTCATTTGATCAAGGtagacaaattaaaaatatgttatcttTTTCAGAGTATAATTAGGAGCACATATTTAGCAGCTAGAGTATGGGCGCAGAACGTTGTATAACTCTCTTTTACCTCTAGGGGCAGTATTTTGTTGCTCTATATTCAATGAAATTGGCAAAATACCGTACCGGTTCGtgtcaaagaaaaatagaaaaattgcaaagatgccattataattttacgaaATCGTAgagatgccattataattggGCGCACATATAAGCGCACAGACCACACTCACTCTATATTCAATGAAATTGGCACAATACTGTAAATCCGGTATTCTGTGTGCCACATCAAGTGAAATATCAGAACAGACTTCAGAGGAAATGCTTACATGCTGTACTTTATTCATTTCAAGTTCTGTCTGAATTTCGACAGAATTATTGGTGTTCAGGAACAATGTACATTTACAAGATTTTAGCCTACTACACCAGATTATATAGACTGAGACTGATGGCCCATCCTGAATTACAGTTTAAATAACTACATCAATgcattgacaaaaaaaaatttggtaggCTAATTAAATTGGTCTATAGTAATTGCCAGAGCACGCTATTTCATGTACAGCTCTGTTATTCTTGCAAGTGTATGATGCTTCTCTACAGGATCTGAACTCGAATGCTATTTTGCACTACTCCTTCTGTCATAATGCATCAGTAAATACtgttattatcaaaataatgaCTGTTATTT is a window of Oryza brachyantha chromosome 8, ObraRS2, whole genome shotgun sequence DNA encoding:
- the LOC102705002 gene encoding myb-related protein 2-like isoform X1; the protein is MSSQQQQQQYAGEAAAGARTRLRWTGQLHERFVLAVAELGGADRATPKSVLTAMAEPGLTLYHLKSHLQKYRQAVSRGGNGGGPNDRSSSSDRQPADYDGDGTADEPRTIAYDVAGDAKAPCDSSRTMMQMQREVQRKLQEQIEVQKHLQLRMEAQGRYLQSVLRRAQQVLADHSLASSPEAAKTELSELSSAVEIECVSSPSPPRRYRRSAAAADSCVTTSSSSEGESKAAGSKRLHTSDCTVEQPVQGKRAFPYLQRQHQTEEEDEEQDDDDEQEEYAGAEDGSSSEIDLNRPSCRCMWHA
- the LOC102705002 gene encoding myb-related protein 2-like isoform X2, whose translation is MSSQQQQQQYAGEAAAGARTRLRWTGQLHERFVLAVAELGGADRATPKSVLTAMAEPGLTLYHLKSHLQKYRQAVSRGGNGGGPNDRSSSSDRQPADYDGDGTADEPRTIAYDVAGDAKAPCDSSRTMMQMQREVQRKLQEQIEVQKHLQLRMEAQGRYLQSVLRRAQQVLADHSLASSPEAAKTELSELSSAVEIECVSSPSPPRRYRRSAAAADSCVTTSSSSEGESKAAGSKRLHTSDCTVEQPVQGKRAFPYLQRQHQTEEEDEEQDDDDEQEEYAGAEDGSSSEIDLNR
- the LOC107304834 gene encoding uncharacterized protein LOC107304834; protein product: MRASSSTEGKHARALVRAAVCGCLPGGGWLDATGRRVWPRFRSQSRGMVPGLEEVPRDLPFLPACLLAADDYSPHSHLLCGGLLFSVESVLGLGSRHTKANIYNVEEN